The nucleotide window AGATTTCAAATCTGCTGATAAAGACCACGCAGGAATTATTTCTTCTGAGAAAGTAGGACCTTCAGTGGCTGATGATATCCAGACTCACGGTATTTATGCGGTATTGGCTGCATTAGCTATGATCTTCATCTATATCCTTGTAAGATTCAGAAAATGGCAGTTCTCTCTTGGAGCGGTTGCAGCTCTGTTCCACGATGCGGTAATTATCTTAGGAGCATATTCATTGCTTCACAAGTATATGCCTTTCAACATGGAGATCAACCAGGATTTCATTGCTGCAATCCTTACAGTATTGGGTTACTCTATTAACGATACGGTAATTATCTTCGACAGAATCAGAGAATACCTGAGAGAGAAAAAATCTTTAACATTGGCAGGTCTGTTTGATGACTCTATTTCAAGTACATTGGGTAGAACATTCAACACCTCATTCACTACGATTCTGGTTATCCTTGCGATCTTCATTTTCGGTGGTGATAACCTGAGAGGATTCATGTTTGCGATGTTAATCGGTATCGGTTTCGGTACTTATTCATCCATCTTTGTTGCATCTGCAATTGCTTACGACTTCCTTAAAACAGGAAAAGAAGAAGAGGTACATGGAAAATCCACTTCTGCAAAAGAAGAATTGGTTTCAAAGTAATACAAACTACAATAAATTAGTAAAGGCCGTTTCGAAAGAAACGGCCTTTTTCTTTATGTTTGTCCCGTCCTGAAATAAGTTGACAATTAATCGACTTATTTATGAAAGATCAAGTATTAAAAAGAGAAAAGCGCACACAAAGAGACTACAGTATAGCCTTTAAATTAAGAATAGTTTCTCAAGTAGAAAACGGCGATTACACTTACAAGCAGGCTCAAAAAGAGTATGGTATCCAGGGAAGAAGTACTGTTTTGGTTTGGTTGCGAAGATATGGTAACTTAGAGTGGAGTAAACCTAAACTTCATACTATGCCTAATTCCAAAGAAACACCAGCTCAAAAAATTAAACGTTTAGAAAAAGAACTAGCTGATGAAAAGCTAAAAACCAAGGTTCTTAATACGATGATTGATATCTCAGATAAACAATATGGGACTCAAATCAGAAAAAAGTTTTCCTCCCAACAATCTTCCAACTCCACAGACAAGGAATAAGTATATCAAGACTGTGTAGATTGTTTGGGATAAGCCGTCAGGCTATTTATCAAGCTAAGCAAAGGATTTTAATCCGGGAAAACCAATTACTGAAGGTAAAATTTCTGGTTCAGGAAATACGAATGAAGTTACCTAAATTAGGAACAAGAAAACTTTATCATCTTCTTAAAGAACAGCTCATACAGGAAGATGTCAAATTGGGAAGAGATGCTTTATTTGCCTACTTAAAAAGAGAGAATATGCTAATCCGTAGACAAAAGAAATATATTAAAACAACATTTTCAAAGCATTGGCTTAGAAAGCATCCCAATCTGTTGAAGGATTTGAGAGTAGAAAAAGCGGAACAGGTGTTTGTAAGCGATATAACTTATCTTAAAACCAAAGAATCTACATGTTATTTATCTTTGGTAACAGATGCCTATAGTAGAAAGATCATGGGATATTCATTAAGTTCAAATATGAACACTGAAAATGTTGCGAAAGCTTTAAAAATGGCAATAAAAAATAGAGGTTCAAGTGGCCCATTAATTCATCATTCAGATAGAGGTTTGCAATATTGCTCTGGTTATTACCAGAAAATACTTAATAAGAATGAAATCAAACCGTCAATGACTGATGGTTATGATTGCTATCAAAATGCACTGGCAGAAAGGGTGAATGGAATATTGAAACAAGAATTCCTTTTTTATAAAACAAAGAATATGCAAGATCTAAACTCATTAGTAAAAGAAAGTATTTATCTTTATAATACTAAAAGACCACATCTAAGCCTTAATATGCAAACTCCAGATAAAGTGCATAAAAAATCCGAAGAAATAAAATATCTCTCCGGATTAAATATTGTTTAATTTATGTCAACCTATTTTAGGACGACTCAGTTAAAAGAAAATATAAAAAATACAAAGCTTTTTTAAATGTAATGCATTATTTGTCATTATTTTATGTATTTGATTTTTTAGTATTTATATATGCTGCTCATAATTTAGAATCATTATTTTTCAGATTTGATTAATTTTGCACCATCATGGAAAATTCAAAGAAAAAAGCAGCTATAGGCTTCATATTTATTACTTTACTGATTGATATTACAGGCTGGGGAATCATCATTCCTGTTGTTCCTAAATTAATTGAAGAACTCATTCATGCAGATATCAGTGAAGCCGCAAAATATGGCGGCTGGCTTGGATTTGCCTATGCATTTACACAATTTATATTTTCGCCTTTAGTCGGTAATTTGAGTGATAAATACGGGCGAAGACCCATTATCCTGATTTCCCTTTTCGGATTTGCCGTAGATTATATTTTCCTTGCATTAGCGCCTACGATCTGGTGGCTGTTTATGGGAAGAATTATTGCCGGAATTACCGGTGCAAGTGTAACCACCGCCAGTGCTTACATTGCAGATATTTCTACGGATGAAGACAGAGCTAAAAATTTCGGACTGATAGGAGCTGCTTTTGGCTTAGGTTTTATCATAGGACCTGTTCTGGGTGGAGTTCTCGGGCATTACGGTGCCAGAGTACCTTTCTATGCCGCAGCAGGTTTGTGTCTGCTTAATTTCCTTTATGGTTATTTTATCCTTCCTGAAAGTCTGGATAAAGATAAAAGAAGAGAGTTCGACTGGAAGCGTGCG belongs to Chryseobacterium gleum and includes:
- a CDS encoding IS3 family transposase (programmed frameshift); the protein is MKDQVLKREKRTQRDYSIAFKLRIVSQVENGDYTYKQAQKEYGIQGRSTVLVWLRRYGNLEWSKPKLHTMPNSKETPAQKIKRLEKELADEKLKTKVLNTMIDISDKQYGTQIRKKFFLPTIFQLHRQGISISRLCRLFGISRQAIYQAKQRILIRENQLLKVKFLVQEIRMKLPKLGTRKLYHLLKEQLIQEDVKLGRDALFAYLKRENMLIRRQKKYIKTTFSKHWLRKHPNLLKDLRVEKAEQVFVSDITYLKTKESTCYLSLVTDAYSRKIMGYSLSSNMNTENVAKALKMAIKNRGSSGPLIHHSDRGLQYCSGYYQKILNKNEIKPSMTDGYDCYQNALAERVNGILKQEFLFYKTKNMQDLNSLVKESIYLYNTKRPHLSLNMQTPDKVHKKSEEIKYLSGLNIV